Proteins encoded together in one Impatiens glandulifera chromosome 1, dImpGla2.1, whole genome shotgun sequence window:
- the LOC124944652 gene encoding UPF0481 protein At3g47200-like: MDGGIPMFDGEGYELWDKKMMTLFLSLDLWDIVQTENLEALAEKRKEPLSELKKRDNKALYLIHQGVSNNIFSIIIEADSSNEAWDIIRDLSYVEEQQSDSEIEIVEVVTDIIQEKCIFRVPQEMCRGNDHQEFYEPKVLAIGPYHHGKPNLDSMEVHKKIYLKKFLRRTDNESMNSLVQAVMQHEQRVRKCYGESNITNVNRDKLAQMMVFDGCFIIELLHRYSDPNYSINDSMFNSNISLIALQNDMLLVENQIPFFILKILFDKILPTPGYSLINNTFVFFGNRLKKYNKYDSLLSEEEVYHLLHIIHKFVTSLFLPLPLQRQTKTTPFMISATNMEETNVKLKMSSDISRSMLDITFKKGKLEIPCWNVDNQSEIEFRNIIAFEMCQQLPEKRFSDYAIFMDHLVASSNDVNLLTNRGIFNNQMINANSINIMLENLTYNIHPSDSYTYHKITKDLNTYCESRWNKWIFYLKQKYLKNPWTVLSLFAGGVIIGLAIVQTVYAIKK, encoded by the exons ATGGACGGCGGCATTCCAATGTTTGATGGAGAAGGATATGAATTATGGGACAAAAAGATGATGACgttgtttctctctctagatcTTTGGGATATTGTCCAAACAGAAAACTTAGAAGCTTTGGCAGAAAAGAGGAAGGAGCCGCTTAGCGAGTTGAAAAAGAGAGACAACAAAGCTCTGTACTTGATCCATCAAGGAGTCtccaataatatattttcaattatcaTCGAAGCGGATAGTTCAAACGAAGCTTGGGATATTATTAGAGACCTATCTTATGTTGAGGAACAGCAGTCTGACTCTGAG ATAGAGATAGTGGAGGTCGTAACTGACATAATCCAGGAGAAATGCATCTTTAGGGTTCCCCAAGAAATGTGCAGAGGAAACGATCACCAAGAATTCTATGAGCCTAAGGTTCTCGCCATTGGGCCTTACCACCATGGAAAACCTAACCTAGATTCCATGGAGGTTCACAAGAAAATTTACCTGAAAAAATTTCTCAGACGAACCGACAATGAAAGCATGAACAGCTTGGTCCAAGCGGTCATGCAGCACGAACAGAGAGTGAGAAAATGTTACGGTGAGTCTAACATAACCAATGTTAATAGGGATAAACTGGCCCAAATGATGGTGTTTGATGGATGTTTCATTATTGAACTCTTACATAGGTATAGTGACCCAAATTACTCTATCAATGACTCAATGTTTAACTCCAACATCTCGTTAATTGCATTGCAAAACGACATGTTATTAGTGGAGAACCAAATTCCATTTTTCATCCTCAAAATCTTGTTCGACAAGATTCTTCCAACACCTGGATATAGTCTCATTAATAATACCTTTGTCTTCTTTGGCAATAGGCTTAAGAAGTACAATAAATATGACTCATTGCTTTCCGAAGAAGAGGTGTACCATTTGTTGCACATTATCCACAAATTTGTAACCTCCCTCTTCTTACCTCTTCCTTTACAACGACAAACTAAAACAACACCCTTTATGATCTCGGCCACAAATATGGAGGAAACCAACGTTAAATTGAAGATGTCTTCCGATATATCCAGAAGCATGCTTGACATAACCTTTAAGAAAGGAAAGTTAGAGATACCATGTTGGAATGTAGATAATCAATCTGAGATTGAGTTCCGAAATATAATTGCTTTTGAGATGTGTCAACAACTCCCAGAAAAGAG gtTCTCTGATTACGCGATCTTCATGGATCATCTTGTTGCCTCGTCGAATGATGTGAACTTGCTTACAAATCGCGGCATATTCAACAACCAAATGATAAATGCCAACTCCATAAATATTATGTTGGAAAATTTAACGTATAACATTCATCCGTCAGATTCTTATACATATCATAAAATTACAAAAGACTTGAACACGTATTGTGAGAGCCGCTGGAACAAATGGATTTTTTACTTGAAGCAGAAATACCTCAAGAACCCTTGGACAGTCCTATCTCTTTTTGCCGGTGGTGTGATTATTGGCTTGGCTATTGTACAAACGGTGTACGCGATTAAGAAATAA